The sequence TGAGCTGAAGACCACAAGTCCAGTTTTCCATCTCTCTGAAAAACTTTtcttgtccctttttttttttctcaaagtgaATATACCAGGCCACCTGGAGGCAGGCTTTCCCGAGAGCACCTCCCCCTTCCTTTTCCTGCTGGCTTTTAACTTTTGCCCTGGGGGCCACAGCCAGCTTTCTCACTTGGTAGCAGTGGCCTCTTGTGCCTTTTTCTCCAAGATCACCCAGGTCAGTATGTGTGGTTACTCTCGGCTCCCTGAGGGAATGAGCAGCCAGGAGGGCATAGCATACTTCTCTCCCTCCAGCTCCTTTCTCCTTGGTCCTAGGCCCTCTACTCTTCAAGCCCTTTTGCTTGCTTCAGCTCCTGCTTCTTGCTCCATCTCCTcccatcttttctctcttctccaatTCATTTCCTTGGACTCCATTTCTGCCTTTATACCCTTATCTTTATTATCATTGCCAAAAGCAAATACCAAATTCTTGTATTTGAAAAAAGACTttggcccagcacggtggctcacgcctgtaatcccagcactttgggaggccaaggcgagtggatcatgaggtcaggagttcgaggccagcctggccaacgtggtgaaactccgtctctactgaaaatacaaaaaatagccaggcatggtggtgcgtgcctgtagtcccagctactccggaggctgaggcagaagaatcgcttgaacccaggaggctgaggttgcattgagccgagatcatgccactgcactccaagctgggcaacagagcaagactctgtctcaaaataaataaataaataaaaaggagactttttttttagtgCAGTGATTCCAAGATTTGTTCATCGATATGCAACCAACTAATGAGTGTTATGCCTCACAGTTCCCTTCTCCTAAGTTTTAGAGTTAGAGTAGTGGGTGGGAAGGTGATAACCACAGTGTAAACTAAAAATCCATACTGGGGATGGAGGCTGAGAGGAGGTTTCAGGGGCAAATGACCAGAACACTTGCTGCTGGAAAGAACTGTAGAGAGGACTTTGGAAAGCGGAGGGTTGACAGAACCGGTAGTTGTCTCCTGTCCATTCATCTCCTAGGCTGAAGCTCCTGAGGGACTCACATCAGTTATCTTGCTGCTCCAGAAGGGTGGGAGATGGCAGTTTTCCCAAGCTCCAGTCTCCCCAGATGTCTGCTCACCCTCATTCTCCTCCAGCTGCCCAAACTGGATTCAggtaagtctctctctctctctgggctgCATAGTTGAACtatatcaataaatgtaaaataaacaatCCCACTTGGCTCTCCCTGGAGACCTCCACTGGATCCAGACAAACTCAGCTGTCAAAGGAGTAAGAGAGCGCGGGGCACTGCGCTTTGGCGGGAATCTGGTCGGTGTCTGTCCGTAGTTCCCATCTCCACATCCCGTCTGATCCCGCTCGTTTTTCGGCAGCTCCCTTTGACGTGATTGGACCCCCGGAGCCCATCCTGGCCGTTGTGGGTGAGGACGCCGAGCTGCCCTGTCGCCTGTCCCCGAACGCGAGCGCCGAGCACCTGGAGCTGCGCTGGTTCCGAAAGAAGGTTTCGCCGGCCGTGCTGGTGCACAGGGACGGGCGCGAGCaggaagccgagcagatgcccgAGTACCGCGGGCGGGCGACGCTGGTCCAGGACGGCATCGCCAAGGGGCGCGTGGCCTTGAGGATCCGTGGCGTCAGAGTCTCTGACGACGGGGAGTACACGTGCTTTTTCAGGGAGGATGGAAGCTACGAAGAAGCCCTGGTGCATCTGAAGGTGGCTGGTGAGTAGACGGGTTTTGACTTTCTTCGACGACTCCCCTGCTGTATACACTTTCGTATGGATCAGTTACTTTGGAAACCATCAGATTCATTCTCAAAATCTCTTTTAGGTTGATGTCGCCGGAGAGGGACGACTATCTGGGCGGGAGGCGAGGGGggtaaaagaatttaccaagacagttgtaaagaaaggcagatttacttttaaaagtatgaaaatacTTTGCGAGGAGGCAAAAGGCAGGATCAGCAAAAGAGAAGCTGACTGCCAGGAAACAAAGGCTTGCTGGAGAATTTGTAGAATAGTTTTTATGCTGTCTGTTGAAGAGGGCTTTGTGCAGTATCTataaggcaaaggttgcagtgagctaacttgcAGGTGTTTGGTGGTAGTTGGACACAGGAAGGACGACTGTGAGTTATTTGCACAGGAGGGCTGTGTactggaccatgaagaaaggcagacttgTAGCTTATCTGCCTTATCTCTTTGCTTTCCCCTGATTAGGACTCCACAGCTAGAAGGTACTGAAGGTCCTACAGCAGGAAATCAGTGAGAAAGGGTTTTGAGTTGAACATGGAGAGAACAGTGCAATGTCTTTATTGTAGAACTTTATTTCAATTATCTCCAGCCCTTTTTCAATAATAGGGTAAGCATTTCTTcatgaaataattaaatacatgTAAGAGTTATATAACATTCTTTTATACAAGTACACCATAATTTACTTCATGGAGTccctgaattgtacatttaaattgtatttctcACCATTACACATCTTATGGCTATGGTGAGCATACCACACACTTTAAGGCTGGCTTATGGATTAGTTTCTAAAGACTGACATCCTAAGATTAGAGAGCATGGCCGTTTGTCACATTCCTGATTCATATAGAAAAGATTCTGTTCTTGTTCCCTTTTTTGCTTCAAGCCAGAATTCAAAgggaaacaataaagaaaataataagcttTGAGGAGGAAAGTACGCATTGAGGTCTGACTTTCTCAATTCCTAGTGAATGACATCAAGCAAATCTCTTTCTGATTTTTACTGTAAAACTGAGGATGTTTTTatctaagattattttttaagaataaaatagtcTGGGACCAGTGGCCAACTCCcataatctcagcgctttgggaagcagaggcaggaggatctcttgagccaagaaattcaaggttacagtgagctgatggttgccactgcactgcagcgtgGACAATAGAGTgtgctgtcaaaaaaaaaaaaaaaatggtggggtgtggtgtctcacgcctgtaatcccagcattttgggaggccaaggcgggtggatcacttttgATCAGgatattcaagaccagcctggccaacatggcaaaaccccatctctactaaaaatacggaaagaaattagctgggtcatacctgtaatcccagctactcaaggaaaatcgcttgaacctgggaggcagaggttgcagtgagctgagactgcaccactgcactccagcctgggcaacagagtgagactcgtctcaaacgaaaaaaaaaaaaaaaaaaaaaaaaagaataaaataaaattagacaatATATGAGAAATGACCTCGCCAATTCTAAAAACATTATAGACTTATTAGATACTATACTGTGCCTTAAACTGATCTAAAACATATAATATACAAACATATTGCCtttcacatatatatcatataggcATATGTTATCTAAatctatatgcatatattatatatatctatatacatagatatatattcaAGTAAacataaagtttgaaaaatacttgGGTGAAATGTGGGTCCCTGCTTCACAACAGGGTCCCCCAGTTGCAGTATCATGTATAATTcaaattttgacattttgtttttagGGAAGAAGTATCTTAAAGGTTGATTATAAAAACCTAGAGATTTGATAGCATAAAATGTGTTACCTTTTATGAGTGGCAGACACCCTTAAGAATCTGCTGAAAGTGGCAGCTCCTTCCatgaaaagaatatacattcttgtatatacacacattcttggaatgtggattttaaccAGTGGTTGTGGAAATGTGTTTAAGAGCTCTTTTATGCAGCTCAGTGTTTTTCTGTACCATGTGGAATTAGAGAAAAAAGTAGGCTAAACACACAAGAAAAGCAgctttatgtttatatataacagGCCACAATTATGTGAGGGAATATGAAGTTGAGACCATTTAAGAAAATTTCTGAATCAACATCATAGATAAAGAAAGCTTAAATTGTCAACTATAATCTCAAGCCAAAGAATCGCCAATCCTCTACTCAAGGATATTCCTCTGTTCATCCTTAAATACCCAGTCCTagttctcctcctccccaccaaaGCCTTCTCATAATGCTCTCAACCACAGAGCTATCGGCCAGCTCTGAGGCTCTCAGCCTAGACCACTAACCCACCTCTGAGTTATTGGTCTTAGTGTTCCTGCTGGCTGGACAAGCACCCCCAAGTCTGCCCACCAAACTGCTGCAAACATTTCAAAGTCTTGATCCCAACAAGGCATCCCTCTCTGATAAGGTATATGAAATTCCTTTTATTGGTACttcaatttcctttaaaaaaaaaaaaaacttttttagaaacagcatttcactctgtcacccaggctggagtgcagtggtgccatcacagctcactgcagccttgaactgctgaactcaagcaatcctccaacctcagcctcccaagtagctaggagtacaggcaagaaccaccatacccaaagagatggggtctcattgtgttgcctaggctggtcttgatctcctggactcaagtaatcttgcctcagcctcccaaagtgctgacattacagctataaaccactgtgcctggccctcagtTTCCTTGTGTATTGAAATATGGAGATGAGTTCTTCCCACTACTAGTCCACTtgtgcctttctgtctctctctttctcaaactATGTAGCTCTATGGTTATAAGGCTCCCAAAAGGGGTCCACTAAAACATTAAGTCTAGATTCTCTCTCCACAGCTCTGGGCTCTGACCCTCACATCAGTATGCAAGTTCAAGAGAATGGAGAAATCCGGCTGGAGTGCACCTCAGTGGGATGGTACCCAGAGCCCCAGGTGCAGTGGAGAACTTCCAAGGGAGAGAAGTTTCCATCTACATCAGAGTCCAGGAATCCTGATGAAGAAGGTTTGTTCACTGTGGCTGCTTCAGTGATCATCAGAGACACTTCTGCGAAAAATGTGTCCTGCTACATCCAGAATCTCCTTCTTGGCCAGGAGAAGGAAGTAGAAATATCCATACCAGGTTAGTGGAACCAATGCTGCTGGATTCCTATGTTGACACAGCTTCAAAGCCATACCACCTGGGACAACTGCCCAGATGTGACCTCATGGCAGAGTTGTCTACTTTCCCCACCTAAGCTCTTGTCCAGTGACTTAAGGGAACCCCACCAACTTTATTAGAAGAGTTAAGATACTGAAGACGTAAACCTACCTTGATCTCAAATAAATTTCagattatttatctatttattttttgagacagtgtctcactctgttgcccagactggagtgcagcagcagaatgatctcagctcactgcaagctccgcttcccaggttcaagtgattctcctgcctcagcctccagaatagctgggatgacaagtgcacaccaccgtgcccaactaattttgtgtattttaagcaaaggcaggatttcaccatgttccccaggctggtcttgaacttctggcctcaagcaatccacctgccttggcctctcaaagtgctgggattataggtgtgagccatcacacccaatGAAATTCCAGATTTTCCATTTTAGGAGATCTAAGTGAGATAGAGAAGCTTTGTCCCTGGAGGCCTTCCTGATCCAGAGCCTTCTCTCCTCAAGTAAACAAAAAGActaagtaggccaggcgcggtggctcacgcctgtaatcccagcactttcggaggccgagacaggcagatcacaaggtcaggagatcgagaccatactggctaacatggtgaaaccccgcctctactaaaaatacaaaaaaattagccaggcatggtggcgggtgcctgtagtcccagctacttgggaggctgaggcaggagaatggcgtgaacccaggaggcggagtttgcagtgagctgagatcacgccactgcactccagcctgggtgacagagcgagactccatctcaaaaaaaaaaaaaaaaaaaaaagactaagttatttttctacttttgccATTTCCACCCATACTCACTTCTCCCTCCCATCCCATGCTAAGGCTCTGTCTAGGTTTCCAGGGTCCTCAGGGAAGCAAATCCTCTCATTATTCCCCAGATACTGTCTCTGGTTCAGGCAGAAACCTTTCCTTATTCTTTTGTCAATGAGTCCCATTCTGTTACATACAGAGGCACATTTCCCCTTCCTTATTTACCTCCTTCATCCTCTTGGCTCCCATTCTGCACTGATAGTTAAGGAAGAATTTCCATAATGACATGAATTGGtccattatatttattatttcacaggtCCTGTCCCAAAATTactcttcatttctctctttctctgctgacTCCTGCTTGAagtccatttttttctgagaagtttAGAGTGGCATTGGAGTGAGTATTTTTTTGCTATATGAGGGACGAGAGTGGTCCAGGTCATCACCTCTTCTACCCTCCTTTGGAATCTGGAGAAAAGCTGGACTTGCTCAGAATTTCTCAACTAATGTCCTTCTTGGGGATTTTGTTTTAGCTTCCTCCCTCCCAAGGCTGACTCCCTGGATAGTGGCTGTGGCTGTCATCATGATGGTTCTAGGACTTCTCACCATTGGGTCCATATTTTTCACTTGGAGAGTATACAACGAAAGATCCAGAGAGAGGAGGAATGAGTTCAGCTCTAAAGGTAAACCATAAAATCCACAAGGGCTACGTGTCAGGAGTGCTTCAGAGGCAGGCTGGATCCAAGTCCTTTAGAATGACTTCTTTTAGGATGACAGGTAGAtatttgaggccgggcatggtggctcacgcctgtaatcccagcagtttgggaggccgaggtaggtggatcaactgaggtcaggagttcgagatcagcctggccaacatggcaaaactccatctcgactaaaaatacaaaaattagccagacttggtggtgggtgcctgtaatcccagctactcggaaggctgaggcaggagaattgcttgaacccaggaggcggaggttgcagtaagccaagatcatgccattgtactctagcctgagcgacagagtaagactccatctcaaaaaaagaagatactTGATTCTAGAATTCTGAAAATTGGAAGAAATCATAAGGTTCCTGAAGTCATAGATGCCAATATGAAGAAGCACAGAGGATTGGGGCATAGGCAGAGTCTAATCAAGATATCAGGGCTGATATTTACTCACTACCCACCCTCAGACCCTACTCCCACTTTTAACTCAATTACCCAGTACCAATCTTATTATTAAAAATCtga is a genomic window of Pongo pygmaeus isolate AG05252 chromosome 5, NHGRI_mPonPyg2-v2.0_pri, whole genome shotgun sequence containing:
- the BTN1A1 gene encoding butyrophilin subfamily 1 member A1: MAVFPSSSLPRCLLTLILLQLPKLDSAPFDVIGPPEPILAVVGEDAELPCRLSPNASAEHLELRWFRKKVSPAVLVHRDGREQEAEQMPEYRGRATLVQDGIAKGRVALRIRGVRVSDDGEYTCFFREDGSYEEALVHLKVAALGSDPHISMQVQENGEIRLECTSVGWYPEPQVQWRTSKGEKFPSTSESRNPDEEGLFTVAASVIIRDTSAKNVSCYIQNLLLGQEKEVEISIPASSLPRLTPWIVAVAVIMMVLGLLTIGSIFFTWRVYNERSRERRNEFSSKERLLEELKWKKATLHAVDVTLDPDTAHPHLFLYEDSKSVRLEDSRQKLPEKPERFDSWPCVLGRETFTSGRHYWEVEVGDRTDWAIGVCRENVMKKGFDPMTPENGFWAVELYGNGYWALTPLRTPLPLAGPPRRVGIFLDYESGDISFYNMNDGSDIYTFSNVSFSGPLRPFFCLWSSGKKPLTICPIADGPEEVTVIANAQDLSKEIPLSPMGEDSAPRDADTLHSKLIPTQPSQGAP